In the Staphylococcus sp. IVB6240 genome, one interval contains:
- the brnQ gene encoding branched-chain amino acid transport system II carrier protein, producing MNKNTLVIGFMLFAIFFGAGNLIFPPSLGLESGQYFWPSIIAFVITGIGLPLLGVVVGALDKEGYIGAINKIHPAFSVVFLVVIYLTIGPLFAIPRTASTSFEMTITPIINSSSPLWLFVFSVIYFIVVLYLCFNPGKIVDRIGAILTPLLLITILAMIVKGFIDFGGNPSSSADPEVYKSNISGFTKGFTEGYLTMDAIAAIAFSMIVVNAVKATGIRTADQIFKQTALSAIIATAALAFIYISLGFIGNHMIISEETMKQLTENNQNIGAHLLITIAATGYGAFGKYLLGIIVALACLTTACGLVVAVSEYFHSILPKLSYKTYVIIFTLISFVLSNLGLNSVIQLSIPVLLIIYPVAITTVLLILIARFVPTRRITQQITVAVVALESILSVFNTNGWIKMPFIESLPFHEYSLEWFPIAVITLLIAYAIGAFVKSSNIIVYEKE from the coding sequence ATGAACAAGAACACTTTAGTCATTGGTTTTATGTTATTTGCAATATTCTTTGGGGCTGGTAACTTAATTTTCCCGCCTAGCTTAGGTCTAGAAAGTGGACAATATTTCTGGCCATCTATAATAGCATTCGTTATTACTGGTATCGGATTACCTTTACTCGGTGTAGTTGTAGGGGCACTTGATAAAGAAGGGTATATTGGGGCAATCAACAAGATTCATCCTGCATTCTCAGTGGTATTCCTTGTTGTTATTTACTTAACAATCGGACCATTGTTCGCTATCCCACGTACAGCATCAACATCATTTGAGATGACAATTACACCAATCATCAATTCTAGTAGCCCACTTTGGTTATTCGTTTTCTCAGTAATTTACTTTATTGTAGTATTATACTTATGTTTTAATCCTGGTAAAATTGTAGACCGTATCGGTGCGATTTTAACACCGCTTTTACTTATCACAATTCTTGCTATGATCGTTAAAGGTTTTATTGATTTTGGTGGCAACCCAAGTTCTTCAGCTGATCCAGAAGTATATAAATCTAACATTTCAGGATTTACAAAAGGATTTACTGAAGGTTACTTAACAATGGATGCTATCGCAGCGATTGCATTCTCTATGATCGTTGTAAACGCAGTTAAAGCAACAGGTATCAGAACAGCTGATCAAATCTTCAAGCAAACTGCATTATCAGCAATTATTGCAACTGCAGCACTTGCTTTTATCTATATCTCATTAGGATTTATCGGTAATCACATGATCATTAGTGAAGAAACAATGAAACAATTAACAGAGAACAACCAAAATATTGGGGCGCATCTATTAATTACAATCGCAGCAACTGGTTATGGTGCATTTGGTAAATACTTATTAGGTATTATCGTAGCACTTGCATGTTTAACAACTGCATGTGGATTAGTTGTAGCAGTAAGTGAATACTTCCACAGTATTCTTCCTAAATTATCATACAAAACATATGTTATTATCTTTACTTTAATTAGTTTTGTATTATCAAACTTAGGATTAAACTCAGTGATTCAATTATCAATCCCAGTATTGTTAATTATTTATCCAGTAGCGATTACAACTGTATTATTAATTTTAATTGCACGTTTTGTACCAACTCGTCGCATTACACAACAAATTACAGTTGCTGTTGTTGCATTAGAATCTATTTTAAGTGTATTCAACACAAATGGCTGGATCAAAATGCCATTCATTGAAAGCTTACCATTCCATGAATATTCACTTGAATGGTTCCCAATTGCAGTGATTACATTATTAATTGCATACGCTATTGGTGCTTTCGTGAAATCATCAAATATCATTGTCTATGAAAAAGAATAG
- a CDS encoding toxic anion resistance protein — protein sequence MEQNNKTQTTTGHPLDQYFNSFEQGPVSQEMMPSENENVEVTKPQFSEQDKQKIEMLAKEIEPLNNNSLMQFGSNAQSHLSSFSHQMLNNIQSKDIGPIGDTLESLMKKLREVDPEELSQKNDNLLKKVFRRSKSSLQQVFSRMQSVSAQVDRISVELDKNKSELIKDVGLLDDLYQQNKDYYDVLNLYIAAAESKKEDLTQNVLPQLRETARTSDNQMAVQDVADMEQFVDRLEKRIYDLQLSRQITLQSAPQIRMIQNINQALAEKIQSSILTSIPLWKNQMAIALTLNRQNKAVTAQKQVTDTTNEILIRNSEMLRQNARITAEENERGIVDIETLKTTQDNIIQTIEETLQIQADGRQKRQQAEKDLKQLEQDLRSRLVTAQDQRNDFK from the coding sequence ATGGAACAAAACAATAAGACACAAACGACGACAGGTCATCCTTTAGACCAATATTTTAATTCATTTGAGCAAGGACCTGTTAGTCAAGAAATGATGCCTTCAGAAAATGAAAATGTTGAAGTGACAAAACCTCAATTTTCAGAGCAAGACAAACAAAAAATTGAGATGTTGGCAAAGGAAATTGAACCATTAAATAATAATAGTTTAATGCAGTTCGGTTCAAATGCACAATCACATCTTTCAAGTTTTTCGCATCAAATGCTAAATAATATTCAGTCAAAAGATATTGGCCCTATTGGTGATACACTAGAAAGCTTAATGAAAAAATTGAGAGAAGTAGATCCAGAAGAATTATCGCAAAAGAATGATAATCTTTTAAAGAAAGTTTTTAGAAGATCTAAATCATCTCTTCAACAAGTATTCTCACGTATGCAGTCTGTCAGTGCACAGGTTGATCGTATCTCCGTTGAACTCGATAAAAATAAGTCTGAATTGATTAAAGATGTGGGATTACTTGACGATTTGTATCAGCAAAATAAGGATTATTATGATGTATTAAATCTTTATATCGCAGCGGCAGAAAGTAAAAAAGAAGATTTAACGCAAAATGTACTGCCTCAATTACGAGAAACGGCACGAACATCAGACAATCAAATGGCTGTACAAGATGTGGCGGATATGGAGCAATTTGTTGATCGATTAGAAAAACGCATCTATGATCTTCAATTATCACGTCAAATCACCTTGCAATCAGCACCACAAATCCGAATGATTCAAAACATTAACCAAGCTTTAGCTGAAAAAATTCAAAGTTCAATTTTAACGAGTATTCCATTATGGAAAAATCAAATGGCAATTGCCCTAACGTTAAACAGACAAAATAAAGCAGTCACTGCACAAAAACAAGTGACGGATACAACCAATGAAATCCTCATCCGAAACTCTGAAATGTTGCGTCAAAATGCGCGAATTACAGCTGAAGAAAATGAACGTGGCATTGTTGATATTGAAACATTAAAAACAACACAAGACAACATTATTCAAACAATTGAAGAAACACTACAAATTCAAGCAGATGGACGTCAAAAACGTCAACAAGCTGAGAAAGACTTAAAACAGTTAGAGCAAGATTTACGATCACGTTTGGTTACAGCTCAAGATCAACGTAATGACTTTAAATAA
- a CDS encoding 5-bromo-4-chloroindolyl phosphate hydrolysis family protein has translation MRYNLSRIFGVVVGIPVATISFFASLFALDIQMIFDVLIGGGGFVLGYVPTQRLTSKNYLNELGLSRKDYRYIHHQINAAQSKIKRIFKAFIKVRSIQDFKLVNDIYRLTRTINQIVREKPNQFYQIESFYYSHIDHALNLVESYTHLAKMPMKSAADQQALHQTRITLEEIKRTLIADLKRLNERHYNQLDTEMRLSKLYLNEKEQEHANGTKQ, from the coding sequence ATGAGATATAATTTATCGCGCATATTCGGTGTTGTTGTCGGAATTCCTGTTGCGACAATATCATTCTTCGCAAGTTTATTTGCGTTGGATATACAAATGATATTTGATGTATTAATAGGTGGAGGAGGATTTGTCTTAGGATATGTTCCCACTCAGCGATTAACGTCTAAAAATTATTTAAACGAATTAGGTTTATCACGTAAAGACTACCGCTATATTCATCATCAAATAAATGCGGCACAAAGTAAAATTAAACGTATTTTCAAAGCTTTTATAAAAGTTCGATCTATTCAAGACTTCAAATTAGTCAATGATATTTATCGATTGACCCGTACGATTAATCAAATCGTGCGAGAAAAACCAAACCAATTTTATCAGATTGAAAGTTTCTATTATTCGCATATTGATCATGCATTGAATTTAGTAGAAAGTTATACACACTTGGCTAAAATGCCGATGAAATCAGCTGCTGATCAACAAGCCTTACATCAGACACGCATCACATTAGAGGAAATCAAGCGTACATTAATTGCAGATCTTAAACGTCTGAATGAACGTCATTATAATCAATTAGACACAGAGATGAGACTATCAAAACTATATTTAAATGAAAAAGAGCAGGAGCATGCTAATGGAACAAAACAATAA
- a CDS encoding acylphosphatase — MKRYLINVHGRVQGVGFRYFTERLALKYHVTGSVQNVNDFVEVIAQGEDNQIEMFVQAVINGASPASSVKKHQIEELNIVPHEEKFKVLG; from the coding sequence ATGAAACGTTACTTAATTAATGTTCATGGTCGTGTACAAGGTGTTGGCTTTCGTTATTTTACTGAACGTCTTGCTTTGAAATATCATGTGACTGGATCAGTTCAAAATGTGAATGATTTTGTTGAAGTGATTGCGCAAGGTGAAGATAACCAAATTGAGATGTTTGTGCAAGCAGTTATCAATGGTGCCTCCCCTGCTTCATCTGTGAAAAAACATCAAATTGAAGAACTAAATATTGTACCACACGAAGAAAAATTTAAAGTATTAGGATAA
- a CDS encoding DUF1033 family protein, with amino-acid sequence MWELIKIRADYEGWWLFDDWPEHIVETQTFSNDAAFFKAYESTIKKAKEHYCNHLVGKHNIYAFYNNCDIQYCEDCEEDLQIFYSFIVRKNKEIYLNMPLIN; translated from the coding sequence ATGTGGGAACTCATTAAAATTCGTGCAGACTACGAAGGTTGGTGGCTTTTTGATGACTGGCCAGAACACATCGTTGAAACACAAACATTTTCAAACGATGCCGCTTTTTTTAAAGCGTACGAGTCAACAATAAAAAAAGCGAAAGAACATTATTGTAATCATTTGGTAGGAAAGCATAATATCTACGCTTTTTATAACAATTGTGATATACAATACTGTGAAGACTGTGAAGAAGATCTTCAAATTTTTTACAGTTTTATTGTGAGAAAAAATAAAGAAATTTATTTAAATATGCCATTAATAAATTGA
- the cspA gene encoding cold shock protein CspA: MKQGTVKWFNAEKGFGFIEVEGENDVFVHFSAINQEGYKSLEEGQAVEFEVVEGDRGPQAANVVKL, from the coding sequence ATGAAACAAGGTACAGTTAAATGGTTTAACGCTGAAAAAGGTTTTGGTTTTATCGAAGTTGAAGGAGAAAACGACGTATTCGTACACTTCTCAGCTATCAACCAAGAAGGTTACAAATCATTAGAAGAAGGTCAAGCAGTTGAATTTGAAGTAGTTGAAGGCGACCGCGGCCCACAAGCTGCAAACGTTGTTAAACTATAA
- the lysA gene encoding diaminopimelate decarboxylase: protein MTVTYNKSGELTIDGTSLKTIAQSYGTPTIVYDENQIREQMRRYHKAFQQNDIGYVLSYASKAFTCIQMIKLVEEEDFDLDVVSEGELYTAIEAGYDPKRIHFHGNNKTKQEIQYALSQGIGYFVVDALDEIAVLDEYATDSVDVLIRVNPGVEAHTHEFIQTGQEKSKFGLSLKHGLAEQAVEMIQQSHHLNLKGIHFHIGSQIEETTGIIETAKMVLEWLDKHALEIELLNLGGGFSVEYVEGDQSFDIEHGITEIVQAVKQKCRELNYPIPTLSIEPGRSIVAEAGVTLYEVGTIKEIPTVNKYISIDGGMSDHIRTALYDAKYKVMLVNRNEVADQVVTLAGKLCESGDILIHEAALPSSVSRGDYLAVLSTGAYHYSMASNYNQIQKPAVFFVANGKAREVIKRQSLRQLIINDVK from the coding sequence ATGACAGTTACTTATAATAAATCTGGAGAGCTTACAATCGATGGTACAAGCTTAAAAACAATTGCCCAAAGTTATGGGACACCAACGATTGTTTATGATGAAAATCAAATTCGCGAACAAATGAGACGCTATCATAAAGCATTTCAACAAAATGATATTGGCTATGTATTATCTTACGCGTCAAAAGCATTTACATGCATTCAAATGATTAAACTTGTTGAAGAAGAAGATTTTGATTTAGACGTTGTGTCTGAAGGAGAACTTTATACAGCGATTGAAGCCGGTTATGATCCTAAACGTATTCATTTCCATGGTAACAATAAAACGAAACAAGAGATTCAATATGCACTCTCTCAAGGTATTGGTTATTTTGTCGTTGATGCATTAGACGAAATTGCAGTATTAGATGAGTATGCGACTGATTCTGTAGATGTGCTTATTCGTGTAAACCCTGGTGTTGAGGCACATACACATGAATTTATCCAAACAGGCCAAGAAAAAAGTAAGTTTGGCTTATCATTAAAACATGGTCTGGCTGAACAAGCTGTTGAAATGATCCAACAAAGTCATCATTTAAACTTAAAAGGGATTCACTTCCATATTGGATCACAAATTGAAGAAACAACAGGCATTATTGAAACAGCTAAAATGGTGTTAGAATGGTTGGACAAACATGCATTAGAGATTGAGTTACTGAATTTAGGCGGTGGTTTTAGTGTGGAATATGTTGAAGGTGATCAATCATTCGATATTGAACATGGGATTACAGAAATTGTTCAGGCAGTAAAGCAGAAGTGCCGAGAACTTAACTACCCTATTCCAACATTAAGTATTGAGCCAGGACGTTCTATTGTGGCTGAAGCAGGTGTTACACTATACGAAGTCGGTACGATTAAAGAGATTCCTACAGTGAATAAGTATATTTCTATTGATGGTGGGATGAGTGATCATATTCGTACAGCACTGTATGATGCTAAATATAAAGTGATGCTTGTTAATCGTAATGAAGTGGCTGACCAAGTCGTCACACTGGCTGGGAAATTATGTGAATCTGGTGATATTTTAATCCATGAAGCGGCACTTCCTTCAAGTGTGTCTCGTGGTGACTATTTGGCTGTATTATCAACGGGAGCGTATCATTATAGTATGGCTTCTAACTATAACCAAATTCAAAAACCAGCTGTATTCTTTGTCGCTAATGGTAAAGCACGAGAAGTGATTAAGCGTCAATCATTACGTCAATTGATTATTAATGATGTGAAATAA
- the alr gene encoding alanine racemase produces MTALWQVDSEIFQKNVQQVKNGQPLMAVVKNNAYNYGLTFAVEQFWKSGIRCFSTTSLKEAVKIRELAPTATIFLMNASYEFEIVRMHDIHMTLPSLSFYYENKEALAGVKVHLEYENLLHRSGFKTLDEILEVLEHHHTNTQPKMTITGLWTHFGYADEFDVVDYEEERDAWIGVVDTLLKQGYQFDMIHAQNSASFIREGQIFPHHTHARVGIALYGSRPYSSLSRTSILQALTVQANVLQVRTVQAGQHCGYSFAYTAEKDNTRLAVVDIGYGDGVLRTRAQHDVLINGKRYPIRALMMSHMFVEVDDDVKAQDIVTLYNEDLRIDDYTFKGVGANSEQLSALNLDSLTKEYQ; encoded by the coding sequence ATGACAGCCCTTTGGCAAGTAGATAGTGAAATCTTTCAAAAAAATGTTCAGCAAGTGAAAAATGGTCAACCATTAATGGCTGTTGTCAAAAATAACGCATATAATTATGGGTTAACATTTGCGGTTGAACAATTTTGGAAGTCAGGTATTCGTTGTTTTAGCACAACATCTTTAAAAGAAGCTGTAAAAATTCGAGAACTCGCCCCTACTGCGACAATATTTTTAATGAATGCATCATATGAATTTGAAATAGTACGAATGCATGATATTCATATGACACTTCCTTCTTTAAGTTTTTATTATGAAAATAAAGAAGCACTAGCAGGTGTAAAGGTACATTTAGAATATGAAAATTTATTACATCGTTCTGGATTTAAAACACTTGATGAAATATTAGAAGTACTTGAGCACCATCATACAAATACACAACCAAAAATGACTATAACAGGTCTGTGGACACACTTTGGCTATGCAGATGAATTTGATGTGGTTGATTATGAAGAAGAACGTGATGCATGGATTGGAGTGGTAGATACACTTTTAAAACAAGGTTATCAGTTCGATATGATTCATGCACAGAACAGTGCGAGCTTTATTCGTGAAGGACAAATATTTCCACATCATACCCATGCACGTGTAGGGATTGCATTATATGGGTCACGTCCCTATTCTTCACTTTCTAGAACGTCTATATTACAGGCGCTTACTGTTCAAGCAAATGTGCTACAAGTCAGAACAGTTCAAGCTGGTCAACATTGTGGCTATAGTTTTGCGTACACAGCCGAGAAAGACAATACGAGACTTGCAGTGGTTGATATTGGTTATGGAGATGGTGTGTTACGTACACGCGCACAACATGATGTATTAATAAATGGGAAACGTTACCCTATTCGAGCGCTGATGATGAGTCATATGTTTGTTGAGGTAGATGATGATGTTAAAGCACAAGATATTGTGACACTTTACAATGAAGATTTAAGAATAGATGATTATACATTTAAAGGGGTTGGTGCAAATTCTGAACAATTAAGTGCATTAAACCTAGATTCTTTAACAAAGGAGTATCAATAA
- a CDS encoding M20 family metallopeptidase: MSELEFVTQHRRYLHTHPELSLQEFKTTEYIIEFLKSEGIPFERPLETGVVAYLEGNSNKTIAFRADIDALPIHEENDIDFRSEVGQVMHACGHDGHTTALMLHVRRCKALYDAGKLPHNVVFLFQPAEESGGGANQLIKTGALDAYKIDAIYGVHIMPFVEEGSVVVRDEEITASATEYRFYLEGQSSHVANKEQGRSTGEAMQHLLIQLSQIQQYHLNGLQRNILHIGRFHAGEAINTVPSHGYLEGTIRTYDMHDLQQVQQQMQKIAESITLLFNVQCDVKFEEGYPPTINDPKLKKYVVDSLTHHHLNVIEPKTPYLFGEDFSFYNRIAPSYFVFVGTKDEAKGYIHGLHTPKLNFNESVLIRVADYYERLLFNYDEVIE; this comes from the coding sequence ATGAGTGAGTTAGAATTTGTCACACAACATCGACGATATTTACATACACATCCTGAATTAAGTTTGCAGGAATTTAAAACAACTGAATATATTATTGAATTTTTAAAATCTGAAGGTATTCCTTTTGAAAGACCATTAGAAACAGGTGTCGTTGCTTATTTAGAAGGAAATTCAAATAAGACAATTGCTTTTAGAGCAGATATTGATGCACTGCCTATTCATGAAGAAAATGATATCGACTTTCGTAGTGAAGTAGGTCAAGTGATGCATGCATGTGGTCATGATGGCCATACGACAGCACTTATGTTACATGTGAGAAGATGTAAAGCACTATATGATGCAGGAAAACTACCACATAATGTTGTCTTCTTATTCCAACCTGCTGAGGAATCAGGCGGTGGTGCTAATCAATTAATTAAAACAGGTGCATTAGATGCATACAAAATTGATGCAATATACGGTGTGCATATCATGCCATTTGTTGAAGAAGGTTCTGTCGTTGTACGCGATGAAGAAATTACCGCAAGCGCAACAGAATATCGTTTTTACTTAGAAGGACAATCAAGTCATGTTGCAAATAAAGAACAAGGCCGTTCGACTGGAGAAGCGATGCAGCACTTGTTGATACAATTATCACAAATTCAACAGTATCACTTAAATGGTTTACAACGCAACATTTTGCATATTGGTAGATTTCATGCAGGAGAAGCCATTAATACGGTACCGAGTCATGGCTATTTAGAAGGAACAATCCGAACATATGATATGCATGACTTACAACAAGTTCAACAACAAATGCAAAAAATTGCCGAAAGTATCACCCTATTATTTAATGTGCAATGTGACGTGAAATTTGAAGAAGGTTACCCACCTACTATCAATGATCCAAAGTTAAAAAAATATGTGGTGGATAGTTTAACGCATCATCATTTGAATGTCATTGAACCTAAAACACCCTATTTATTTGGTGAAGATTTTAGTTTTTATAACCGAATCGCCCCTTCATATTTTGTTTTCGTTGGAACAAAGGATGAAGCAAAAGGATACATCCATGGATTACATACACCAAAACTTAATTTTAATGAAAGTGTATTAATTCGAGTAGCTGATTATTATGAACGCTTATTATTCAATTATGATGAGGTGATCGAATGA
- the dapD gene encoding 2,3,4,5-tetrahydropyridine-2,6-dicarboxylate N-acetyltransferase, whose amino-acid sequence MVKNFTAEEIIQYISDAKKSTPLKVYANGNFTEVTFPEQFKVFGSDDSKVIFCEASDWQAFYEANQSAITELEIEMDRRNSAIPLKNLVNTNARIEPGAFIREHAVIGDGAVVMMGATINIGAIVGEGTMIDMNATLGGRATTGKNVHVGAGAVLAGVIEPPSASPVVIEDNVLIGANAVVLEGVRVGEGAIVAAGAIVTHDVPAGAVVAGTPAKVIKQASDVADSKREIVAALRKLDE is encoded by the coding sequence ATGGTTAAAAATTTTACTGCTGAAGAAATTATTCAATATATTAGTGATGCGAAAAAATCTACCCCACTTAAAGTATATGCGAACGGAAATTTTACAGAGGTGACATTTCCAGAGCAATTTAAAGTGTTTGGCTCAGATGATTCTAAAGTGATTTTCTGTGAAGCGAGCGATTGGCAAGCATTTTATGAAGCGAATCAATCAGCAATTACAGAATTAGAAATTGAAATGGATCGCCGTAACTCAGCAATTCCATTGAAAAACTTAGTGAATACGAATGCACGTATTGAACCAGGTGCATTTATTCGTGAACACGCTGTTATTGGCGACGGTGCAGTTGTAATGATGGGTGCCACAATTAATATTGGTGCCATCGTTGGTGAAGGTACAATGATCGATATGAATGCCACATTAGGTGGCCGTGCAACAACAGGCAAAAATGTTCACGTTGGTGCAGGTGCAGTTCTAGCGGGTGTGATTGAGCCACCAAGTGCTTCTCCAGTTGTCATTGAAGATAATGTCCTTATCGGTGCGAATGCAGTCGTTTTAGAAGGTGTTCGTGTTGGTGAAGGTGCCATCGTTGCGGCAGGTGCCATTGTGACGCACGATGTACCTGCAGGAGCTGTTGTTGCAGGTACACCAGCCAAAGTCATTAAGCAAGCAAGCGACGTTGCCGATTCAAAACGTGAAATCGTAGCAGCATTGCGCAAACTTGATGAATAA
- the dapB gene encoding 4-hydroxy-tetrahydrodipicolinate reductase yields the protein MNILLIGYGAMNQRVARLAEAAGHKIVAVIPNRQHDEIPYPTVNEISDATEADVAIDFSHPNLLLPLLEQSFNLPLVVATTGEKETITTKLQSLSEKMPVFFSANMSYGVHVLTKLLEVAVPLLEQYDIELTEAHHNQKVDAPSGTLVKLYDVIEQLRDNVQPVYDRSQLTEKREKNEIGIHSLRGGTIVGEHDVLFAGVDETITLSHSAQSKDIFANGALKAAEKLVHKSPGYYTFDNL from the coding sequence ATGAACATATTATTAATCGGATACGGGGCAATGAACCAACGTGTCGCACGTCTTGCTGAAGCAGCAGGTCATAAAATTGTTGCAGTGATACCGAATCGGCAACATGATGAAATCCCCTATCCTACCGTAAATGAGATTAGCGACGCGACAGAAGCGGATGTTGCGATTGATTTTTCTCACCCTAACCTGTTATTGCCATTACTTGAACAGTCATTCAATCTACCTTTAGTTGTGGCAACAACGGGTGAAAAAGAAACGATTACAACAAAATTGCAATCACTTTCTGAAAAAATGCCGGTCTTTTTCAGTGCAAATATGAGTTATGGTGTCCATGTTCTTACAAAGTTATTGGAAGTGGCTGTCCCGTTACTCGAACAGTATGATATTGAGTTAACAGAAGCACATCATAATCAAAAGGTAGATGCGCCAAGTGGTACATTGGTTAAGCTTTATGATGTCATTGAACAACTACGTGATAACGTACAACCAGTCTATGACAGAAGTCAACTTACAGAAAAACGTGAGAAAAATGAAATCGGTATTCATTCTTTACGTGGGGGTACCATTGTTGGAGAACATGATGTATTGTTTGCTGGTGTTGATGAGACAATCACCCTTTCACATAGCGCACAATCTAAAGATATCTTTGCGAATGGTGCATTAAAAGCAGCTGAGAAGCTTGTTCATAAATCACCAGGGTATTATACATTTGACAATTTATAA
- the dapA gene encoding 4-hydroxy-tetrahydrodipicolinate synthase yields the protein MTHIFEGTGVALITPFNNNSVDFNAIRRQVNFLIDNGIQSLIVNGTTAENPTLTEDEKDQIIQTVIDENNGRVPVIVGTGTNNTQRSLEASLRAKELGADAIMLITPYYLKTSQRGLIAHFETIANAVELPVVLYNVPSRTNSTIEPETLEHLSQNPFIVALKDATNDFDYLADVQSRIDTTKFALYSGNDDNIVKYFNEGGNGLISVAANVIPAAFQRVYTDADNREKNFEPISELLEAMSVDINPIPVKYLAALEGFGQYQVRLPLVVLDDDEQATLKEAFDKFKAEVQA from the coding sequence ATGACACATATTTTCGAAGGGACAGGTGTTGCATTAATTACCCCTTTTAACAATAACAGCGTAGATTTTAATGCGATTCGTAGACAAGTAAATTTTTTAATCGATAATGGGATTCAATCATTAATTGTAAATGGGACAACAGCAGAAAACCCAACATTAACTGAGGATGAAAAAGATCAAATTATCCAAACAGTCATTGATGAAAATAATGGACGTGTACCAGTGATTGTAGGAACAGGTACGAATAATACGCAGCGTTCTTTAGAGGCATCATTACGTGCAAAAGAATTAGGTGCGGATGCCATTATGTTAATTACCCCATACTATTTAAAAACAAGTCAACGTGGCTTGATTGCACACTTTGAAACAATTGCAAATGCAGTTGAATTACCTGTTGTTTTATATAATGTACCATCTAGAACAAATAGTACGATTGAACCGGAGACTTTGGAACATTTAAGTCAAAATCCATTTATCGTTGCTTTAAAAGATGCAACCAATGATTTTGATTATTTAGCAGATGTTCAATCACGTATTGATACAACAAAGTTTGCATTATATAGCGGGAATGACGATAATATTGTTAAGTATTTCAATGAAGGTGGTAACGGACTTATTTCAGTTGCTGCAAATGTAATTCCAGCCGCATTTCAACGTGTTTATACAGATGCAGACAATCGTGAGAAAAACTTTGAACCAATTAGTGAATTATTAGAGGCAATGTCTGTAGATATCAACCCTATTCCTGTTAAATATCTAGCAGCCTTAGAAGGTTTTGGCCAATATCAAGTACGCTTACCATTAGTTGTTTTAGACGATGATGAACAGGCTACGTTAAAAGAAGCATTTGATAAATTTAAAGCGGAGGTTCAAGCATGA